A single genomic interval of Streptomyces sp. NBC_00663 harbors:
- a CDS encoding TerD family protein, whose amino-acid sequence MTHIVKGANTPVPAGLLRVAVCRRKVPGTPVVDVSALLLDAAGKVRGDADLVFHNQPAHPSGAVRHLGSGDGVDQLAEWLELDLPRVEPAVQRVLVAASCDDGTFGAVPGLALQTVAGDGTIVVHYDVTDAAGETAFVLGEFYRRNGEWKFRAVGQGWDSGLAGLATDFGIVVEAEPVAPPVTPVMQAGVAKTAGAPIADAVPTPAPIPTYTPAPVPAPTPAPLGTDFPPHTQSGRGNGVVSVDVPLPPGPVIVEAQVRGDEWLLVETLNRRNKDEDTVFNTTLRDFHGRALVQPPRDRPLRMKVSYEGDWTIRVLPLSAARPLGTQTLKGRGPDVVAYLGTMADVKVRFDGGADRGEWFVVNCHEAEHFDDLDENEMLCNETGKLKQTVPVPDGPLLLVVEHGDGNWELTAKPLPVRDPSAGLKTGAYEGRGDRTITLLNPRPGRPALVQYDFPGAKADYSLEVKRVDEYGDEDEWLTGRQHGTRGTAVLFADGRAEQAVRVKCAGDWALRLLPEEQAPLFTGPTEGRGSTVLRYQGPPTLMTVTRTSRGDDEHLSAWSLNHPYGKSTTVADTLGRRRPTLGPVWVDPGGSCFLTVRAGEDTKWRLEPAPIDAAPVLGARTPGGWYGVVRHTGPEAELVVVGTALIHVFELDENLFPHRKLTASSGPYRISDSILHVRCLGEWTLELRP is encoded by the coding sequence ATGACGCACATCGTGAAGGGGGCCAACACCCCTGTCCCCGCCGGTCTCCTGAGGGTTGCCGTCTGCCGCCGGAAGGTGCCGGGGACGCCGGTCGTGGACGTCTCGGCGCTGCTGCTCGACGCGGCGGGCAAGGTGCGCGGCGACGCCGACCTCGTCTTCCACAACCAGCCCGCGCATCCCTCGGGCGCGGTACGGCACCTCGGCTCCGGGGACGGCGTGGACCAGCTCGCCGAGTGGCTGGAGCTGGACCTGCCCCGGGTGGAGCCGGCGGTGCAGCGGGTGCTGGTCGCCGCGTCCTGCGACGACGGCACCTTCGGGGCGGTGCCGGGGCTCGCGCTCCAGACCGTCGCGGGCGACGGCACGATCGTCGTGCACTACGACGTGACGGACGCCGCCGGGGAGACGGCCTTCGTGCTCGGGGAGTTCTACCGGCGCAACGGGGAGTGGAAGTTCCGGGCGGTCGGACAGGGCTGGGACTCGGGGCTCGCGGGGCTGGCGACGGACTTCGGGATCGTGGTGGAGGCGGAGCCGGTGGCGCCGCCGGTGACGCCGGTGATGCAGGCCGGGGTGGCGAAGACGGCCGGGGCGCCGATCGCCGATGCCGTACCGACGCCCGCCCCGATACCCACGTACACGCCGGCGCCCGTCCCCGCACCCACCCCCGCCCCCCTCGGCACCGACTTCCCGCCCCACACCCAGAGCGGCCGCGGCAACGGCGTCGTCTCCGTGGACGTACCGCTGCCGCCCGGGCCGGTGATCGTGGAGGCGCAGGTCCGGGGCGACGAATGGCTCCTCGTCGAGACGCTGAACCGGCGCAACAAGGACGAGGACACCGTCTTCAACACCACCCTGCGCGACTTCCACGGCCGCGCCCTGGTGCAGCCCCCGCGCGACCGTCCGCTGCGGATGAAGGTCAGCTACGAGGGCGACTGGACGATCAGGGTGCTGCCGCTGTCGGCGGCCCGTCCGCTGGGCACCCAGACGCTCAAGGGGCGCGGCCCCGACGTCGTGGCCTACCTGGGCACCATGGCCGATGTGAAGGTCCGTTTCGACGGTGGCGCCGACCGCGGCGAGTGGTTCGTAGTGAACTGTCACGAGGCCGAGCACTTCGACGACCTCGACGAGAACGAAATGCTGTGCAACGAGACCGGCAAGCTCAAGCAGACCGTCCCCGTCCCCGACGGCCCGCTGCTGCTCGTCGTCGAGCACGGCGACGGCAACTGGGAACTGACCGCCAAGCCGCTCCCCGTCCGTGATCCCTCGGCGGGCCTGAAGACCGGCGCCTACGAGGGCCGCGGCGACCGGACGATCACCCTCCTCAACCCCCGTCCCGGGCGCCCGGCGCTGGTCCAGTACGACTTCCCCGGCGCCAAGGCCGACTACAGCCTCGAAGTGAAGCGCGTCGACGAGTACGGCGACGAGGACGAGTGGCTCACCGGCCGCCAGCACGGCACCCGGGGCACGGCCGTGCTGTTCGCCGACGGCAGGGCCGAGCAGGCCGTACGGGTCAAGTGCGCCGGCGACTGGGCGCTGCGGCTGCTGCCCGAGGAGCAGGCGCCGCTGTTCACCGGCCCGACCGAGGGCCGGGGCAGCACCGTTCTGCGCTACCAGGGCCCGCCGACCCTGATGACGGTGACGCGGACCTCACGCGGCGACGACGAGCACCTGAGCGCGTGGTCCCTGAACCATCCCTACGGCAAGTCGACGACCGTCGCCGACACGCTGGGCCGGCGCCGCCCCACCCTCGGGCCGGTGTGGGTCGACCCCGGCGGCAGCTGCTTCCTCACGGTCCGTGCCGGCGAGGACACGAAGTGGCGTCTGGAGCCGGCCCCGATCGACGCGGCCCCCGTGCTGGGGGCGCGGACGCCCGGTGGCTGGTATGGAGTCGTACGTCACACCGGGCCCGAGGCCGAGCTGGTGGTCGTCGGGACGGCCCTGATCCATGTCTTCGAGCTGGACGAAAACCTCTTCCCGCACCGGAAACTCACCGCTTCTTCCGGTCCGTACCGCATATCGGACTCGATCCTCCACGTCCGGTGCCTCGGCGAGTGGACCCTCGAACTGCGCCCCTGA
- a CDS encoding CGNR zinc finger domain-containing protein has product MSADPRPLTGEPLALDLLNTRWMREGAVQDLLQDTDGLDVWLAANALDARFEADAATLRHTLQARDALRKAVDGGETAPLDAVLDHGRIRATLTAEGPGEIPEFRDPAWGPAWLAARGYLELLTTAPDRIRGCAHEACILHFFDTSRNGTRRWCSMAACGNRAKASRHYARTREV; this is encoded by the coding sequence ATGTCAGCCGACCCGCGCCCCCTCACCGGCGAGCCCCTCGCACTCGATCTGCTCAACACGCGGTGGATGCGGGAAGGAGCCGTCCAGGATCTGCTCCAGGACACCGACGGGCTCGACGTCTGGCTCGCGGCCAACGCGCTCGACGCGCGGTTCGAGGCGGACGCGGCGACGCTGCGGCACACCCTCCAGGCGCGGGACGCGCTGCGCAAGGCCGTGGACGGGGGTGAGACGGCTCCGCTGGACGCCGTGCTCGATCATGGCCGTATCCGGGCCACCCTCACCGCCGAAGGGCCGGGCGAGATCCCCGAGTTCCGCGATCCCGCCTGGGGGCCGGCCTGGCTCGCCGCCCGGGGCTATCTGGAACTGCTCACCACCGCGCCCGACCGCATCCGCGGCTGCGCCCACGAGGCGTGCATCCTGCACTTCTTCGACACCTCGCGCAACGGCACCCGCCGCTGGTGCTCGATGGCGGCGTGCGGGAACCGGGCGAAGGCGTCGCGGCACTACGCGCGTACCAGAGAAGTCTGA
- a CDS encoding DUF1203 domain-containing protein, whose protein sequence is MTTHTARPVPPSALKELRATDDAGRRTVPLTDDEGGAPLRCCLRRSVPGEVIALVSYAPLRRWAAETGAEPGAYDEQGPVFIHAGECAGPDPDGYPFANAHRTVRRYSADGHILGGELVSTLDDDAFRNAFDDPAVALVHVRAVEYGCFLYEVRRP, encoded by the coding sequence ATGACCACCCACACGGCACGCCCCGTCCCCCCGTCCGCTCTGAAGGAACTCCGCGCCACCGACGACGCGGGTCGGCGGACGGTTCCCCTGACCGACGACGAGGGCGGGGCGCCCCTCAGGTGCTGTCTGCGGCGCAGTGTGCCCGGCGAGGTGATCGCCCTGGTCTCGTACGCCCCGCTGCGCCGCTGGGCCGCGGAGACGGGCGCCGAGCCGGGGGCGTACGACGAGCAGGGGCCCGTGTTCATCCACGCCGGGGAGTGTGCGGGGCCGGACCCCGACGGGTATCCCTTCGCGAACGCGCACCGGACCGTCCGCCGCTACTCCGCCGATGGGCACATCCTCGGCGGCGAGCTGGTCTCCACCCTCGACGACGACGCCTTCCGAAACGCGTTCGACGACCCGGCCGTGGCGCTCGTCCACGTCCGGGCCGTCGAATACGGCTGCTTCCTCTACGAGGTCAGGAGGCCCTGA
- a CDS encoding S8 family serine peptidase, with amino-acid sequence MTHTPQRDPISGGARRVARIAVAAGLVAALSAAGPIPMAFSADDATPAAADPGVKSADAKLGSDDADLLAEAKADGDKNVTLMVATAPGKTEQVAEELDAVKGGSVGKTYDKLGYVRATVPTGKADAAIAAAAKLSSVHGIDLRQEIALDDPTPAADTAKGASSSATATAYPAPGKNTPAENPYNPSFETGAVDFVKDHPKADGRGITIGILDSGVDLGHPALQKTTTGERKIVDWVTATDPILDSDRTWRPQVTNVSGPTFTYGGKTWTAPAGSYSVSTFLESYTTGGDAAGDANRDGDTTDSWGVLYDAAAGTVRVDLNNNNDFSDDAPMKPYKDGFQIGYFGTDNPATDVVERQPFVVEIRKDVPMDPYGGDWVGQKRDFVNIGVIESEHGTHVAGITSANGLFGGKMNGAAPGAKIVSSRACTWTGGCTNVALTEGMIDLVTKRGVDIVNMSIGGLPALNDGNNARSELYTRLIDTYGVQLVISAGNSGPGANTIGDPGLADKVISVGAAISKATWASNYGSAVTKSYAMMPFSSRGPREDGGFTPTLSAPGASINTTQTWLPGSPVAESGYTLPAGYSMLQGTSMASPQAAGASALLLSAAKQKGIALSPANLRTALTSTADHIKGVQAYEEGAGLINIVDAWDAIKDGATAHDYTVKAPVDTAIDQLLKTPGFGTGIYDREGGLKAGVKKSYEVTITRTTGADKPIWHLLSLENNASGTFSIAGSSLVKLELNKPVTVKIVAKSPSAGVKSAILNVDDPFTEGVDKQILNTVVVSSPVKYTYSASNTVQRNSTQSYFVTVPEGAKSLEVAIGGLKDKSQTRFIAIHPYGTPVDNTGTPYCYNNYLDGNGCKPDVRSYADPQAGVWEIEVESRRTSPLLDNPYKLDVAVLGAAFDPAVVTVPEAKVGTPVAASWKVTNNFAALDGKLVGGPLGSAKSARPTIAEGATQTTTVEVPEGAKSLDVVIGNVSDAAADLDLTVYNAAGTQVGQSADGDSEEAVSIASPAAGTYTIEVVGYSVPAGSTAYDYQDVFFSSALGAVTVDDSAAVKLGTGASTDVAASVTAAAPAPEGREFFGQVQLVNARGTVAGIGSVKIEKVTP; translated from the coding sequence ATGACCCACACCCCCCAGCGCGATCCGATATCGGGCGGCGCGAGACGCGTGGCGCGCATAGCCGTGGCCGCCGGTCTCGTGGCCGCGCTCTCCGCGGCAGGCCCGATACCCATGGCCTTCTCCGCCGACGACGCCACACCGGCCGCGGCCGACCCCGGCGTCAAGTCGGCCGACGCGAAGCTCGGTTCGGACGACGCGGACCTCCTCGCCGAGGCCAAGGCCGACGGCGACAAGAACGTCACGCTGATGGTCGCCACCGCCCCCGGCAAGACCGAGCAGGTCGCCGAGGAGCTGGACGCGGTCAAGGGCGGCTCCGTGGGCAAGACCTACGACAAGCTCGGCTACGTCCGCGCCACCGTCCCGACCGGCAAGGCGGACGCGGCCATCGCCGCCGCCGCCAAGCTCTCCTCCGTGCACGGCATCGACCTGCGGCAGGAGATCGCGCTCGACGACCCGACGCCGGCCGCCGACACCGCGAAGGGCGCGTCGTCCTCCGCGACGGCGACGGCCTACCCGGCCCCGGGCAAGAACACCCCCGCCGAGAACCCGTACAACCCGTCCTTCGAGACGGGCGCCGTCGACTTCGTGAAGGACCACCCGAAGGCGGACGGCCGCGGCATCACCATCGGCATCCTGGACTCGGGCGTCGACCTCGGCCACCCGGCGCTTCAGAAGACCACCACCGGCGAGCGCAAGATCGTCGACTGGGTCACGGCGACCGACCCGATCCTGGACAGCGACCGCACCTGGCGCCCGCAGGTCACCAACGTCTCCGGCCCGACGTTCACGTACGGCGGCAAGACCTGGACGGCGCCCGCGGGTTCGTACTCGGTCAGCACCTTCCTTGAGTCGTACACCACCGGCGGCGACGCGGCCGGTGACGCCAACCGTGACGGCGACACCACCGACTCCTGGGGCGTGCTCTACGACGCCGCCGCCGGGACCGTCCGGGTCGACCTGAACAACAACAACGACTTCAGCGACGACGCGCCGATGAAGCCGTACAAGGACGGGTTCCAGATCGGCTACTTCGGTACCGACAACCCGGCCACCGACGTGGTCGAGCGCCAGCCGTTCGTCGTGGAGATCCGCAAGGACGTCCCGATGGACCCGTACGGCGGCGACTGGGTCGGCCAGAAGCGGGACTTCGTCAACATCGGCGTCATCGAGTCCGAACACGGCACGCACGTCGCCGGCATCACCTCCGCCAACGGCCTGTTCGGCGGGAAGATGAACGGCGCGGCCCCGGGCGCGAAGATCGTCTCGTCCCGTGCCTGCACCTGGACCGGCGGCTGCACCAACGTCGCGCTCACCGAGGGCATGATCGACCTCGTCACCAAGCGCGGTGTCGACATCGTCAACATGTCCATCGGCGGCCTCCCGGCGCTGAACGACGGCAACAACGCGCGCTCCGAGCTCTACACGCGCCTCATCGACACCTACGGCGTCCAGCTGGTCATCTCGGCCGGCAACTCCGGCCCGGGTGCCAACACCATCGGCGACCCCGGTCTGGCCGACAAGGTGATCTCCGTCGGCGCGGCCATCTCCAAGGCGACGTGGGCCTCCAACTACGGCTCCGCGGTGACGAAGTCGTACGCGATGATGCCGTTCTCCTCGCGCGGTCCGCGTGAGGACGGCGGGTTCACCCCGACGCTGTCCGCGCCGGGTGCCTCCATCAACACCACGCAGACCTGGCTGCCGGGCTCCCCGGTCGCCGAGTCGGGCTACACGCTGCCGGCCGGCTACTCGATGCTCCAGGGCACCTCGATGGCCTCCCCGCAGGCCGCGGGCGCCTCGGCGCTGCTGCTGAGCGCCGCCAAGCAGAAGGGCATCGCCCTCAGCCCGGCGAACCTGCGCACCGCCCTGACCTCGACCGCCGACCACATCAAGGGTGTGCAGGCGTACGAGGAGGGCGCGGGCCTCATCAACATCGTGGACGCCTGGGACGCCATCAAGGACGGCGCCACCGCCCACGACTACACGGTCAAGGCGCCGGTCGACACCGCGATCGACCAGCTCCTGAAGACGCCGGGCTTCGGCACCGGCATCTACGACCGTGAGGGCGGCCTGAAGGCCGGCGTGAAGAAGTCGTACGAGGTCACCATCACCCGTACGACCGGCGCCGACAAGCCGATCTGGCACCTGCTGAGCCTGGAGAACAACGCCTCCGGCACCTTCTCCATCGCCGGCTCCTCCCTGGTCAAGCTGGAGCTGAACAAGCCGGTCACCGTGAAGATCGTCGCCAAGTCGCCGTCCGCCGGCGTCAAGAGCGCGATCCTGAACGTGGACGACCCGTTCACCGAGGGCGTCGACAAGCAGATCCTGAACACGGTCGTCGTCTCGTCGCCGGTGAAGTACACCTACTCGGCGTCGAACACCGTCCAGCGCAACAGCACGCAGTCGTACTTCGTGACCGTCCCCGAGGGCGCCAAGTCCCTCGAGGTCGCGATCGGCGGGCTGAAGGACAAGAGCCAGACCCGGTTCATCGCGATCCACCCGTACGGCACTCCGGTCGACAACACCGGCACCCCGTACTGCTACAACAACTACCTCGACGGCAACGGCTGCAAGCCCGACGTGCGTTCGTACGCGGACCCGCAGGCCGGTGTCTGGGAGATCGAGGTCGAGTCGCGCCGTACGTCGCCGCTGCTCGACAACCCGTACAAGCTGGACGTCGCCGTCCTCGGCGCCGCCTTCGACCCCGCGGTCGTGACGGTTCCCGAGGCCAAGGTCGGCACCCCGGTCGCCGCCTCCTGGAAGGTGACGAACAACTTCGCCGCCCTCGACGGCAAGCTCGTCGGCGGTCCGCTCGGCTCGGCCAAGTCGGCCCGTCCGACCATCGCCGAGGGTGCCACCCAGACCACCACGGTCGAGGTGCCCGAGGGCGCCAAGTCGCTCGACGTGGTCATCGGCAACGTCTCCGACGCCGCCGCCGACCTGGACCTCACGGTCTACAACGCGGCGGGCACCCAGGTCGGCCAGTCCGCCGACGGTGACTCGGAGGAGGCCGTCTCCATCGCCTCCCCGGCCGCCGGTACGTACACCATCGAGGTCGTCGGCTACTCGGTCCCGGCCGGGTCCACCGCGTACGACTACCAGGACGTGTTCTTCTCCTCCGCGCTCGGCGCCGTCACGGTCGACGACTCGGCCGCGGTGAAGCTGGGCACGGGTGCCTCCACGGACGTCGCCGCGAGCGTCACCGCCGCGGCGCCCGCCCCGGAGGGCCGTGAGTTCTTCGGCCAGGTCCAGCTGGTGAACGCGCGCGGCACGGTCGCGGGCATCGGCAGCGTGAAGATCGAGAAGGTCACTCCGTAG
- a CDS encoding aspartate-semialdehyde dehydrogenase, which translates to MKVGIVGATGQVGTVMRRILVEREFPVTELRLFASARSAGTVLDGVTIEDAATADYTGLDIVLFSAGGSTSKALAEKVASQGAVVIDNSSAWRKDPEVPLVVSEVNPHAIADRPKGIIANPNCTTMAAMPVLKVLDAEAGLEALIATTYQAVSGSGLAGVAELHGQVQKVAADADKLTHDGEAVDFPEPQVYKRPIAFNVVPLAGSIVEDGLNETDEEQKLRNESRKILEIPELKVSGTCVRVPVFSGHSLQINARFARPISPERATELLAGAPGVALSEIPTPLQAAGKDVSYVGRIRRDETVDNGLSLFVSGDNLRKGAALNAVQIAELVAAELKG; encoded by the coding sequence GTGAAGGTAGGAATCGTCGGAGCCACCGGCCAGGTCGGCACGGTCATGCGCAGGATCCTCGTGGAGCGGGAGTTCCCGGTCACCGAGCTGCGTCTGTTCGCCTCGGCCCGCTCGGCGGGGACGGTCCTGGACGGCGTGACGATCGAGGACGCGGCGACGGCGGACTACACGGGCCTGGACATCGTGCTGTTCTCCGCGGGTGGCTCGACCTCCAAGGCGCTGGCCGAGAAGGTCGCCTCGCAGGGCGCGGTCGTGATCGACAACTCCTCGGCCTGGCGCAAGGACCCCGAGGTGCCCCTGGTGGTCTCCGAGGTGAACCCGCACGCGATCGCGGACCGCCCCAAGGGCATCATCGCCAACCCGAACTGCACCACGATGGCCGCGATGCCGGTCCTGAAGGTGCTGGACGCCGAGGCGGGCCTCGAAGCGCTCATCGCCACCACCTACCAGGCGGTCTCCGGCTCCGGCCTCGCGGGCGTGGCGGAGCTGCACGGCCAGGTCCAGAAGGTCGCCGCCGACGCCGACAAGCTGACCCACGACGGCGAGGCGGTCGACTTCCCCGAGCCGCAGGTCTACAAGCGCCCCATCGCCTTCAACGTCGTGCCGCTGGCGGGTTCGATCGTCGAGGACGGGCTGAACGAGACCGACGAGGAGCAGAAGCTCCGCAACGAGTCCCGCAAGATCCTGGAGATCCCCGAGCTGAAGGTCTCCGGCACCTGTGTGCGCGTCCCGGTCTTCTCCGGCCACTCCCTCCAGATCAACGCCCGCTTCGCGCGTCCGATCAGCCCGGAGCGCGCGACGGAGCTGCTGGCCGGCGCCCCGGGCGTGGCCCTCTCCGAGATCCCGACGCCCCTCCAGGCGGCCGGCAAGGACGTCTCGTACGTCGGCCGCATCCGCCGTGACGAGACCGTCGACAACGGCCTCTCCCTGTTCGTCTCGGGCGACAACCTCCGCAAGGGCGCGGCCCTGAACGCGGTGCAGATCGCGGAGCTGGTGGCGGCGGAGCTGAAGGGCTAG
- a CDS encoding sigma-70 family RNA polymerase sigma factor: MAVLRRKARRGQGDGVHDGPDDPLDAAQERRVRAVLALGGVPQADLPDGVQQVRLRLLERAAKGYEAPRDVSAWAAVVASNLAMDWHRAKRRQERIGERLASLRQLEHPSGEDTSVLSLAVAQGLDELPDNQRQVLVLRFYADLPVRDIAQELGVPEGTVKSRLHTAVRALRARLHEDEVV, translated from the coding sequence GTGGCTGTGCTGCGCAGAAAGGCCCGCCGCGGCCAGGGGGACGGTGTCCATGACGGGCCGGACGACCCCCTCGACGCGGCTCAGGAACGTCGGGTGCGAGCCGTGCTCGCGCTCGGCGGCGTACCGCAGGCGGACCTGCCGGACGGGGTGCAGCAGGTCCGCCTGCGGTTGCTGGAGCGGGCGGCGAAGGGGTACGAGGCGCCGCGCGACGTCTCCGCGTGGGCGGCCGTCGTCGCCTCCAACCTCGCCATGGACTGGCACCGCGCCAAGCGCCGGCAGGAGCGGATCGGCGAACGCCTCGCCTCGCTGCGCCAGTTGGAGCACCCTTCCGGCGAGGACACCAGCGTGCTCTCGCTCGCCGTCGCCCAGGGGCTGGACGAACTGCCCGACAACCAGCGCCAGGTCCTCGTCCTGCGTTTCTACGCCGATCTGCCGGTACGGGACATCGCCCAGGAACTCGGTGTCCCGGAGGGCACGGTCAAGAGCAGGCTGCACACGGCGGTCCGCGCGCTGCGCGCCCGTCTGCACGAGGACGAGGTGGTGTGA